The sequence below is a genomic window from Coffea arabica cultivar ET-39 chromosome 4c, Coffea Arabica ET-39 HiFi, whole genome shotgun sequence.
GTATGGCAATTTGAGACCTGAGAGGGAGCTCAGCCAATTTATAAAAGggttttactttttcttttaggGAAATAATTTTCCCTCAACGTTTCTCATAATTACACTTAAATACCCTTAACGCTTCTGGTTCCAtttacaattaaagaaaaaagattttaattattagaattttgtgaaagaaaaatgcaaatgcaAATTTGCTTAACTTtgcaaattattttatctattaTGAAGAATTTTTATACTTGCCGCAAGTAGTGTGTCTtctctaaacttataaatatttttatatatgttACCTTCAGTAAAATCATTTTAGTGTGCACACTACTAGAATTGGATATATGCACAACGAAGCGAAAATGATTTTAGAGATTTAACTTTTATAGAttttaataataagtaaaaCATGTTACCAACAAAAGCAATCTATTTAGAATTAGTGACACTTCATATGTGTGCGACTAATAAAAAAGATAGTAAAAagatttgaattaatttttgtcCAAAAGTAGTAATAGTTTAAAAGAGTTGAACTATTTTTGTATCTTAGCGAAGTTATAAATTTTTGTTAAGGAAATGTAAAGTTATTTGGAAAAGAGTGGTTCAAACGATATAATTGtctttagaaataaaaatagatTAAGTAAgtaagtaaatcttatatacactaacagtgCACACACTATCACCGTTAGATCCATGACACgtgtaaaaattaaattttaaatataaattttacataattatcATTCATCCAATGCTGATAGTGTAAGAAACATTAATCCTTTCTTCCGTTTTCTATATACTAAGGTACAGTCAAATAGTAAGATATAGTCAGATGGAAGATTTAGAAGTGCTGCTTTGCTCTGTAATCCGAAAGTATTGGCCCTCTAACGTTGTCCCATCGCGGAGCCAGGATTTGAACTTTAGTGGGCAAAAGTTATGCATTTAAGAACAGTATCtaaccaaaaaatatatatatcgtACAAAGCAAAGGATgtaattgattaaaaaaaaaaatctatggcATAATGCTCAAAttcaaaatgtaaaattttattTCTATACCTAACCAATAAGATTAAGGGATGAATTAACCAATTACGAAGAtatattgtgtttttttttttttgtgtttcctTTTGTTGGACGTATGGACTTGTTTGATGatctattattttaaattttttatttaatgacCATGACACTTCTTTGAGGATCctatatattatatgaattttTCTAATCGGATGCTCTTGAGACAATTGTTAATATACTTAAATTATACCGAACATATAAATGTAcacattcttattttttttatgccCCTATATTTATACACTTTTCCAAATTAGTTTCacacttttcaaaaaattaacacATGAAGCCATCTTCATGCCCATGAGGCACTCGTTTCAAaggaatttcaaaatttttttggggCTATAAACATCCCTTTATTTCTAACTAGTCCAAATCACATAAAATTTGAAGGTATTAATTTATGATGTTGGATGAGGAGACAACTTTGCAGACAAAAGTACTAAAAGAAGGTAATAATTTATGGTGTTGGAGAAGGAGAAAACATTGTAGATAAAAGCACTAGAAGAGTTCTTTTTTTATATCTTTATGCAATGAATATCGGGGCACATGTACAATGATACAATAATTCTCTGTTCTGATTGTGAGAAATGTGAAAAGGTTAATTTGGAGCAAATTGTAGAAATAACATGACTAGTGGGGGATCGGGTCCACTCCCATGTCTTTCAGTGTTTCAGCCCGTGGAGGCCTGCAATGTAATACAAAGCAAAAATTTGTCATCATTTTCCACTTTTCTCTTTTACAGAATCTGCagcccaaaaaaacaaaaaaaaaaaaaagaaaaaaaaagaaaaagtgctTCGATTGTTCAATTCATACTGATTGATCATCAAATAAATACATGTGAACAGGATTCAGAAATGGTGGTCTGTTTTGTTTGTAAGGTCCAGGCAAAAGATTGCTTTACTTCCTGAATTTCTTGGTTAATGGAATCCAGTGAACATATGGCCAAAGCTATAGGGGCAAAAAGAAAACTCCACTtgcaaattgaaaaaaaaaaaaaaaaatcttcttaTGTTGGCTTAAATTCGTGATAGTAACTCATGGACAAGAAATACTCAAATAAAAAGTTGTTctattttctcaaaagctttTTAATTTGTTAAAAGCTTTTATTGTTCAAGAAGTCTTGAATCTCCTTGACAATGCTAGCATTGCAGCAGCGTTCGCTTAGGAACAGGATAATATTTTTGCATGTAGCATTTTGcttatataataaatatattttttaactcgttttattatattttttcaaaaaaaaaaaagctacaataattatttcaaataatactcgaTTCAAACACAATTATTGTTATCAGCATGACCATGAGAAGaaaaacaccaaatttttattccTTCAAAATTCACCTCTTCTTAGAATTTTGGAAGACTTGACTGATGTAATTTTcttaaaatcttttttttttttaggaatttAGAAAATCATTATAGCTGAATATAAAGTACCTCGAAGAGATGTCTCCTATAATGGGATTAGGTATGACTTGTTCACGAGCTTTATCATTGATATGAGCCAGTTTTCGGAAGATAGatcttttcatgaatttttcGGATTCCTCTAGTACATGCTCAGGCTCCACCACCTCCGGAATTGTTTCCCTTCTTGATTTCTTCACGTACACATTTGGTCCTCTCCTAAGCTCTTTCAATGCTATGTACATCCCCAAACTAGTTGACAGTCCAATCATCCCAATAGCCATAAACATTGGTGCAAAATCTCCTTTCTTTGCCCTGGGGGTGTAAAGCCAACATAttgctattattttgttttttctcttgaaAATATCAAGACCATTAAATATTGGCACATTCACAAATATTTAAAGCAGAGCCTTTCCAAGGATTCTTCTCTTCAATTATGAAACCAAATTCAAACCTCAACaacatcattaaaaaaaaaatctaataaaaTGTAGTGTTTCTATTACTTTACTTGCATAACCAACTAAATTGATTTATCTTTTGAATTGCtttattgcaaaaaaaaaaaaaaaaatggtggctAGATGTTACCTTGCTTTGACGTCTTGGGGCAGTACTAAATCAGCTGTGGGGACGAAGGCCTTCATTTTCGGAGTGGTTGATGTTGAAAAATTGGAGTTTCCTCTTAAAAGCCCTACCATAGATTTGAGATGAGTCTGCATtatcaaaactaaaattaatCAGACAAAAATAGACAAGAAGACTAAAGGGATCAAATCATCAGTTCCCTTATTTGCTAGTATAGCAAGAGAACAAACTACACAAAAAACTGAAGCACATTTACTTACAGAAGATGATCTCAAAGCCATAGCCAATATAGAACACAAACAAGATGCTCTGTACTTGTGAAAGACCaatattcaagtgattccaaactGTCTAGACAAGTAATGCTGGTTTGATGTTATCTACTTTTGATCCCACTTGAAAGGTATTTATGCTTGTGTCGCATTTTATAATACAGGATGGAAGGAAAAGAAGATTCTGGAGGTAGCTAGGAGCAGCATAAATATACAGAAGATTAAGGAGACACTTGCCAGAAGGCTAATGGTTACACGATATCAAGATAGATGGAAATCTCCTGAAGAAAGTAGAAACTTCACTTTTGCTCTGTACTTGTTATTCGTTGATTGGAGTTCTTCTGTCCCATTTATTGATTGAGATGAATATAAAAGAATAGTTACTACAGTATATAACCTATCATTGTGCTTTGTTATGGCCACGTTATCCTGTGGCCCTCAATCTTTCATGTCACTTGACTGTATCCACTAGTTTATTTATAGTGAGTCGATTAGCTACAAAAGCTCATGGTTTGATAAATATGAAGAACTAGTCCTCATATCGATTGAGTTTACTGCTTTTGGAAATTcaaaccaaaatttttcaatgcttcacaatttttcttttacCAGCTGGGTTAAATGTACTTTACACCCTTTAACTATATTTAGATTTTTCCTTTGGCCCTTAAACTTCAAAACGAAAAACTTTAGTTCCTAAAGTGTAATATTTGTCTCACTTTAGTAAAATTTATCTCactttagtccctaacttttacatttgagtataaaacaaattttatttAAGTAGGGCATGTTTTATATTTTAAGAACTAAGGTGTCTCACTTTGAAATTTAAGAATCAAAGTGCAAATTTAGTTATAGCTAAAGGGTGCAAAGTAGAATTAACCCAATATTACTTTATAAGAACTTGAAAGTTTTTGTTGCCCACTTATAGTGAAAtaatcttgtttggattgccattttttCCTAAAACATTTTACGTTTTTCGCAAATATATtattcaatcatctttttatctcacatatatcaaattattacaatacaattttctataaaaactcgaaaaaaaaaagcaatccaaacaagctaAAAACTTTTTAAGAAATGTTGATTTAATCAGGGgtggttattatcactttacccctttATGTTTGGTACCACTATCAATTTCTCACTTAGTGTTTCTTTTTGGTCACTTTGCCTCCAAAACCAACAGTCAAACCTAATAGAGTTTGTTAATTCAagtgaaaagacatgtttaacccttaaaattattatcactttatccccaTAACTCCATAAGCTATAGCCTTATTATTAACTTATCTCTAAAGttattttttaagaaatttatcccaccattaaaccaacttagcaaGTTAAACAACTTTAGGAGAAAGTACCCTCATCTTtgtgtaataataaaaaaaaaattagagtgaCTCTTCCTTTTTGTAGTATCaataaaaaaagtcaaaacattaatctctttcttcttgGTAATcgtattaatattgaaaaaaatggaaagataGGAAGGGGAAGAGAGacagagaaagggagagagacagagagttcaattatttttcttaaatgcaaataagaaagaatttcatattttttattattttaaaattactttatttttctgtttACCACCCAATTCTAGGTCTAATCCCGACAATGTTAAAGTAATAAGATAATATTaaatttttccttattttgtttatttacaAAGTCTAATTTTCTATCTTCTTCTctcttatttgttttcctttcttagcattagtaagtgtgaaaaaaggaaatttgaaaaatccATTTATGTTATGTTTTTGAAACTCTTAGAGTgatgaaaaaagaagaataaccatattaacttttttatttttaattatataaaaaaagggtaaatatattaaaaaatttttgaacataCTGGTTAGGTTAACAAGGGgataaaatgtctaaaatatAATATTAGGGAGTAAAGcgattgtatcactataatttaaaggaataaagtgataataacaatgcAGTAATGCTgcaaaataaaagggtatttttatctAAAATTTGTTAACATGCTAAATTGAATTACCTATGTAGGTGAAATGATTAAAAGATAACATTAGAAGGTAAATTaatagtagtgatatagtttaagagGATCAAGtgatatgaataaaaaataaataggtCATTCGGCCGTCTGCTTTCAATAGTTTGTGGACAGAGAAATTGCCGGAATCACTGGCGGATGCAAAGGGAGTATCAGGAGAATGCATTATTATTTGCAATCTTAGTTACAATTTCTTTAACACACGGCAAAATTACTTTCAATAATTTGTTTGATAAAAAGAGATATAATGGTAAGtaactattttttttgtctTAAACTTCAAAAAGTGATGGACGCAATTATTATGGAGAGAGATGGAAGGTGgcggaaaattttttttctttgcatttcttttaattaattcttaAAGATTTAATCTATGTATGTTATAATGTTAacgcttttttatttttggtggatTATAAGGTTGCTTAAACCCAAATAAAGAAAGCAATTAGAGTTAACGGGCTATCTGGATTATATAAGATTGCTCAAACCCAAACAGCTCCTTTGTGGCCTCAAAGAGTCCAATTACTTTGCCCAACATGAGGATGACAGTGCTTTTGGGGAGATTGTTCTTTGCTTTTATATATCTCATTAAAGCTACTTGAAACATTTGATGTGTTGAAGATTGTGCCAAAAATCATAAGGGTAtaattttgttttcaa
It includes:
- the LOC113740314 gene encoding uncharacterized protein translates to MALRSSSTHLKSMVGLLRGNSNFSTSTTPKMKAFVPTADLVLPQDVKARAKKGDFAPMFMAIGMIGLSTSLGMYIALKELRRGPNVYVKKSRRETIPEVVEPEHVLEESEKFMKRSIFRKLAHINDKAREQVIPNPIIGDISSSQPSTKANKSFTNEQFSHLPAFTSQPSTKANNRQSQNIFSFGSLHYVVALNIPFFLDYVKNLEFKISDSSGTEHGLLDLLILFHAAFLLDFLDAFP